A single window of Candidatus Terasakiella magnetica DNA harbors:
- the phbB gene encoding acetoacetyl-CoA reductase, with product MGRVALVTGGTRGIGRAISERLKEAGYTVAANFGGNEEAAKKFTEETGIASFKCDVSDFDACQAMLKQIETDLGAVEILVNNAGITRDGTLHRMSEDNWDAVIATNLSSCFNLCRGVIDGMRANGFGRIVNIGSINGQAGQYGQVNYAAAKSGIHGFTKALAQEGAGKGITVNAIAPGYVDTDMVRAVPPAVLEKIIAKIPMGRLGRADDIARGVLFLVADDGDFVTGATLSINGGQHMY from the coding sequence ATGGGTCGTGTAGCACTCGTTACTGGTGGCACGCGCGGTATTGGTCGCGCTATCTCTGAACGCCTTAAAGAAGCTGGTTATACAGTTGCAGCCAACTTTGGTGGCAACGAAGAAGCCGCAAAAAAATTCACAGAAGAAACAGGTATTGCTTCTTTTAAATGTGACGTGAGCGATTTTGACGCTTGTCAAGCAATGCTCAAGCAAATTGAAACAGACCTCGGTGCTGTTGAAATTTTGGTAAACAACGCTGGTATCACACGTGACGGTACATTGCACCGCATGTCTGAAGACAACTGGGATGCAGTAATTGCGACAAACTTGAGCTCTTGCTTCAACCTGTGTCGTGGCGTAATCGACGGCATGCGTGCCAACGGTTTTGGTCGTATCGTGAACATCGGTTCTATCAACGGTCAAGCTGGTCAGTACGGTCAGGTGAACTATGCTGCTGCTAAATCTGGTATCCACGGCTTCACAAAAGCCTTGGCTCAAGAAGGTGCTGGCAAAGGCATCACTGTAAACGCGATTGCACCGGGTTATGTTGATACAGACATGGTTCGTGCAGTACCGCCTGCAGTTCTTGAAAAAATCATTGCGAAGATCCCAATGGGTCGCTTGGGCCGCGCTGACGACATCGCTCGTGGCGTATTGTTCCTGGTTGCTGACGATGGCGACTTCGTAACAGGTGCAACACTGTCCATCAACGGTGGTCAGCACATGTACTAA